In bacterium, the DNA window ACATGCTGTTCGTGCACATCGACCGCAAGCGCAAGCAGCCGGTGACGATGCTCCTGCGGGCGCTGGGTTTCAGCACCAACGAGGACATCATCCCGCTGTTCCACGAGATCGAGACCTTCAACGTGCCGCGCAAGGGCACCAAGCGCGCCGACACGCTCGAGGGCCGCATCCTCGCCAAGGACGTCTACAGCGGGGAGACGGGCGAGCGCCTGGCCCAAGCCGGCCAGGTCGTCGACCCCCTGCTGCTCGAGACCATCCTCGCCCAGGCTTCCGGCGAGATGGCCGTCATCTCCGAGGGCCAGGTCACGCTCAACGAGCCGAGCCTGATCCTGAACACCCTGCGCAAGGACCCGACGACCAACCAGGACGAGGCCCTGCGCCGCTTCTACCAGCTGCTCCGCCCCGGCGATCCCCCGAACGAGGAGGTCGCGCGGGTGCTGTTCGAGCGCCTGTTCTTCCACGAGAAGCGCTACGACCTGGCCGAGGTGGGCCGCTACAAGCTGAACCACCGGCTGAAGCTGACGGTGCCGCCGTCCACCACCACGCTGACCCCGGCGGACTTCCTGGCCATCATCCACGAGATGGTGGGCCTGTTCCTGGGCCGCAGCGACGTGGACGACATCGACCACTTCGGCAACCGCCGCGTGCGCTCGGTCGGTGAGCTGCTGGCCAACCAGTTCTCGGTGGGCCTGTCGCGCATGGCGCGCATCATCAAGGAGCGGATGAACCTCTCCGACAAGGAGAAGACCATCACGCCCGTGGACCTGGTCAACGCCCGCACCGTGTCGGCCGTGATCCAGTCCTTCTTCGGCAGCAGCCAGCTCAGCCAGTTCATGGACCAGACCAACCCGCTGAGCGAGCTGACGCACAAGCGCCGCCTGTCGGCGCTGGGACCGGGCGGCCTGCACCGCGACCGCGCGGGCTTTGAGGTCCGCGACGTGCACTACACGCACTACGGCCGCATGTGCCCGATCGAGACGCCGGAAGGCCCGAACATCGGCCTGATCTCGAGCCTGGCGACCCACGCCCGGATCAACAGCTTCGGCTTCATCGAGACGCCCTACCGCAAGGCCGTCGACGGCGTCGTCGAGCGCAAGACCTACTACCTGACGGCGGACGAAGAGGACAAGTACACGATCGCCCAGGCGAACGCGCCCCTCGACGAGAAGGGCCGCTTCGTCAACAAGGGCGTGCTGTCCCGCCGCCGCGGCGAGTACCCCGTGGTTTCGCCCAAGGAGGTGGAGTACATGGACGTGTCGCCGAAGCAGATCGTGTCGGCGGCGGCGTCCCTGATCCCCTTCCTCGAGCACGACGACGCCAACCGCGCGCTGATGGGCTGCAACATGCAGCGCCAGGCGGTGCCCCTGCTGCGGGCCGCGTCCCCGGTGGTCGGCACCGGCATGGAGAAGAAGATCGCCATCGACACCGGCGCCGTGATCACGGCCCTGGACAACGGCGTCGTGGAGCGCGTGACCGCCGATGCGATCACCATCAAGTACGAGCACCCCGACCGCATCCAGGCCAAGAGCTTCTTCGACGCCAGCGGCATCGTGGAGTACAAGCTGAAGAAGTTCCGCCGCAGCAACCAGGACACCTGCTACAACCAGAAGCCCCTGGTCAAGCCGGGCCAGAAGATCCGGCGCGGCGACGTGCTGGCCGACGGCCCGAGCACCGAGAACGGCGAGCTGGCCCTGGGCCGCAACCTGCTGGTGGCCTTCATGCCCTGGGGCGGCTACAACTTCGAGGACGCCATCCTGGTCTCCGAGAAGATGGTCAAGGACGACGTCTTCACCTCCCTGCACATCGAGGAGTTCGAGCTGCAGGTCCGCGACACCAAGCGCGGCGTCGAGGAGGTCACGCGCGAGATTCCCAACGTGGGCGAGGAAGCGCTGCGCAACCTCGACGAGATGGGCGTCATCTACGTCGGCGCCCAGGTCAAGGCCGGCGACATCCTGGTCGGCAAGGTCACGCCCAAGGGCGAGACCGAGCTGTCCCCGGAGGAGAAGCTGCTGCGGGCGATCTTCGGCGAGAAGGCCGGCGACGTGAAGGACGCCTCGCTCAAGGCGCCCCCGGGCATGGACGGCGTCGTGGTCGGGATCAACGTGTTCTCGCGCCAGGACAAGGTCGACCGCTCCAAGAAGGACGAGAAGCGCAAGCTCGACGCCCTGCGCCGCGACCGCGACCGCAAGCGCGAGCTGGTGGAGTACCTGCGCTCCGAGCGCCTCGGCGAGCTGTTCGACGGCCAGATCGCGCACCACGTGATCGACGCCAACACGGGCGAGGTCCTGGTCAAGGCGGGACGCAAGTTCACCGCCAAGGTCCTCGAAGAGCTGGACCTCGCGGCCGTCCACTGGGGCCTGCCCCTGGTCAAGGACGCCAAGGTCGACCAGCGCCTGCGCGACGTGTTCGACTCGGCCTACCGCGAGCTGGACCGCATCGACGTCGAGTACGAGAAGCAGTGCGAGCGCGTCCAGCGCGGCGACGAGCTGCCCCCGGGCGTGGTCAAGCTGGTGAAGGTCTACGTCGCCCGTCGGCGCAAGCTGAACGTGGGCGACAAGATGGCCGGCCGCCACGGCAACAAGGGCGTCGTCTCGAAGATCCTCGCCGAGGAGGACATGCCCCACCTGGCGGACGGCACGGCGGTCGACATCGTGCTGAACCCGCTGGGCGTGCCGAGCCGCATGAACCTGGGCCAGATCCTCGAGACCCACCTCGGCTGGGCCGCCAGCCGCATGGGCCTGCGCGTCCAGACCCCGGTCTTCGACGGCGCCACGATCGAGGAGATCAAGAACGCCCTGGAGGCCGCCGGCCTGCCCCGCAGCGGCAAGACCCCGCTGATCGACGGCCGCAACGGCGAGACCTTCGACAAGG includes these proteins:
- the rpoB gene encoding DNA-directed RNA polymerase subunit beta, yielding MASNTSVDKFTGRVNYSKLSHDDEMPNLLAVQLESYNDFLQTGLAVDKRKSSGLEAVFQSIFPIESTRGHLTVEYRSYALGEPKYGIEECQERGLTFAAPLKVKMQLVVKDEDENNQNEELQIRDIQESEVYLGELPLITDKGTFIINGAERVIVSQLHRSPGVFFSDEYHPNGRKLFKSRIIPYRGSWVEFSTDINDMLFVHIDRKRKQPVTMLLRALGFSTNEDIIPLFHEIETFNVPRKGTKRADTLEGRILAKDVYSGETGERLAQAGQVVDPLLLETILAQASGEMAVISEGQVTLNEPSLILNTLRKDPTTNQDEALRRFYQLLRPGDPPNEEVARVLFERLFFHEKRYDLAEVGRYKLNHRLKLTVPPSTTTLTPADFLAIIHEMVGLFLGRSDVDDIDHFGNRRVRSVGELLANQFSVGLSRMARIIKERMNLSDKEKTITPVDLVNARTVSAVIQSFFGSSQLSQFMDQTNPLSELTHKRRLSALGPGGLHRDRAGFEVRDVHYTHYGRMCPIETPEGPNIGLISSLATHARINSFGFIETPYRKAVDGVVERKTYYLTADEEDKYTIAQANAPLDEKGRFVNKGVLSRRRGEYPVVSPKEVEYMDVSPKQIVSAAASLIPFLEHDDANRALMGCNMQRQAVPLLRAASPVVGTGMEKKIAIDTGAVITALDNGVVERVTADAITIKYEHPDRIQAKSFFDASGIVEYKLKKFRRSNQDTCYNQKPLVKPGQKIRRGDVLADGPSTENGELALGRNLLVAFMPWGGYNFEDAILVSEKMVKDDVFTSLHIEEFELQVRDTKRGVEEVTREIPNVGEEALRNLDEMGVIYVGAQVKAGDILVGKVTPKGETELSPEEKLLRAIFGEKAGDVKDASLKAPPGMDGVVVGINVFSRQDKVDRSKKDEKRKLDALRRDRDRKRELVEYLRSERLGELFDGQIAHHVIDANTGEVLVKAGRKFTAKVLEELDLAAVHWGLPLVKDAKVDQRLRDVFDSAYRELDRIDVEYEKQCERVQRGDELPPGVVKLVKVYVARRRKLNVGDKMAGRHGNKGVVSKILAEEDMPHLADGTAVDIVLNPLGVPSRMNLGQILETHLGWAASRMGLRVQTPVFDGATIEEIKNALEAAGLPRSGKTPLIDGRNGETFDKEVTVGTIYMLKLHHLVEEKIHARSIGPYSLVTQQPLGGKAQFGGQRFGEMEVWALEAYGAANCLQEMLTVKSDDVTGRSKVYEAIVKGENPPEPGIPESFNVLMKELKSLCLDVRLEEAPQLSPNR